In the genome of Rhodoplanes sp. Z2-YC6860, one region contains:
- a CDS encoding extensin-like domain-containing protein, translated as MSRGVSWILAGSIILVALAGCGRSFFSYEQRAPWRKEAELACLNSGTVREGPGVVRISPIDGPGMCGADFPLKISALGESSAMGYLDEAVRPPGAIPGAPQAAQPRWPISRQSYDAQPSPPGAPMSIEAPGSAQQGGYQQLGAPPSNLRAPSDWQRVQPGYQQQPSYNPPPQQTYSQPQYRQAPPPPPEAEEELPDYAQPGAPPTVRSQPSRPLPPLGPPRPQQVAASQPVEVKPAATLACPIVSALDHWIANSVQPAANKWFRQPVAEIKQISAYSCRGMNGQPGAKISEHAFGNALDVAAFVLADGRRITVKDGWKGSPEEQGFLRDVQGAACDQFTTVLAPGSNAFHYDHIHVDLMRRASGRRICQPGAVDGDVVAARARQNPVYASRRVYEAPPTRRYDPPTDQASDPFAWRGDRRDPGVTGSVARHPAPNNPAADDNDWVEEPGPRPAIDWTAKRHQVN; from the coding sequence ATGTCGCGTGGCGTGAGTTGGATTCTTGCTGGCAGCATCATTCTGGTCGCGCTTGCGGGCTGCGGCCGGAGTTTTTTCAGCTACGAGCAGCGCGCCCCCTGGCGCAAGGAAGCCGAGCTCGCCTGCCTGAACTCCGGAACCGTGCGCGAAGGCCCGGGCGTCGTCCGCATCTCGCCGATCGACGGACCCGGCATGTGCGGCGCGGATTTCCCGCTCAAGATCTCGGCGCTCGGAGAAAGCTCTGCGATGGGCTATCTCGACGAGGCGGTACGGCCGCCCGGTGCGATCCCCGGTGCACCGCAAGCCGCGCAACCGCGCTGGCCGATCTCGCGGCAGTCTTACGACGCCCAGCCATCGCCGCCGGGCGCGCCGATGTCGATCGAAGCGCCGGGCAGCGCGCAGCAGGGCGGCTATCAGCAGCTCGGCGCGCCGCCTTCGAACTTGCGCGCGCCATCGGACTGGCAGCGCGTGCAGCCCGGCTATCAGCAGCAGCCCTCATACAATCCGCCGCCGCAGCAGACCTACAGCCAGCCGCAATACCGTCAGGCGCCGCCGCCTCCGCCGGAGGCCGAAGAGGAACTGCCCGACTACGCGCAGCCCGGCGCGCCGCCGACCGTGCGGTCGCAGCCGTCGCGTCCACTCCCGCCGCTTGGTCCGCCACGGCCGCAGCAGGTCGCGGCTTCGCAACCGGTTGAGGTGAAGCCTGCCGCAACGCTCGCATGTCCGATCGTGTCAGCGCTTGATCACTGGATCGCGAATTCGGTGCAGCCCGCGGCCAACAAATGGTTTCGCCAGCCGGTCGCCGAGATCAAGCAGATCTCCGCCTATTCGTGCCGCGGCATGAATGGCCAGCCGGGCGCGAAGATCTCGGAGCACGCCTTCGGCAACGCGCTCGACGTTGCGGCCTTCGTGCTCGCCGACGGCCGGCGCATCACCGTCAAGGACGGCTGGAAAGGCTCGCCGGAAGAGCAGGGCTTTCTGCGCGATGTGCAGGGCGCGGCGTGCGATCAGTTCACCACCGTGCTGGCGCCGGGCTCCAACGCCTTCCACTATGACCACATCCATGTCGATCTGATGCGGCGCGCGAGCGGCCGGCGCATCTGCCAGCCGGGCGCGGTCGACGGCGATGTCGTGGCAGCGCGGGCGCGGCAGAATCCCGTGTACGCATCGCGGCGTGTGTACGAGGCGCCTCCGACACGGCGCTACGATCCGCCGACCGATCAGGCCAGCGATCCGTTCGCCTGGCGTGGCGATCGCCGCGATCCAGGTGTCACCGGCTCGGTTGCGCGGCATCCGGCGCCGAACAACCCGGCTGCGGATGATAACGACTGGGTCGAGGAGCCGGGCCCGCGGCCCGCGATCGACTGGACCGCCAAGCGGCACCAGGTCAACTAG
- a CDS encoding TetR/AcrR family transcriptional regulator, producing MNAAAIAVLDRPPETGEDSAKRRQIVEGARQMFLSHGFDAASMADIAKAAGVSKGTLYVYFKDKEELFRAIVLLECASQAEGIFDLDHNDHDVAGVLTRLGNAYVSFLCRPEKASALRTVIAIADRMPSIGQVFYETGPSKGIAKLAAYLKAQTEAGVLTVDDYEVAASQFMESGHGTLFKPVLFNFAPPPSPERVKHVVDIAVRMFMAAYGAK from the coding sequence ATGAATGCTGCAGCGATTGCCGTCCTGGATCGGCCGCCGGAAACCGGCGAAGACAGCGCCAAGCGTCGTCAGATCGTCGAAGGCGCGCGCCAGATGTTTCTGTCCCACGGCTTCGATGCCGCCAGCATGGCAGACATCGCCAAAGCGGCCGGCGTCTCCAAGGGCACTCTCTATGTCTACTTCAAGGACAAGGAGGAGTTGTTCCGCGCCATTGTCCTATTGGAGTGTGCCTCCCAGGCGGAGGGCATCTTCGACCTCGACCATAACGACCATGACGTCGCCGGCGTCCTCACCCGCCTCGGAAACGCCTATGTCAGCTTCCTCTGCAGGCCGGAAAAAGCCTCCGCGTTGCGGACGGTGATCGCGATCGCCGACCGGATGCCATCGATCGGCCAGGTGTTCTATGAGACCGGTCCGTCAAAAGGCATCGCCAAGCTTGCTGCCTATCTCAAAGCCCAGACCGAGGCCGGCGTGCTCACTGTTGACGATTATGAGGTTGCGGCCTCGCAGTTCATGGAGAGCGGTCACGGCACGCTGTTCAAGCCGGTGCTGTTCAACTTCGCCCCTCCCCCGAGTCCCGAGCGGGTGAAACACGTCGTCGACATCGCGGTGCGCATGTTCATGGCGGCTTACGGCGCGAAGTAA
- the metH gene encoding methionine synthase: protein MTKLSAGKTRKLIQSLASERILVLDGAMGTMIQSLGLDEEGYRGARFDAWNREVRGNNDLLNLTRPSSIRDIHYAYYKAGADIVSTNTFSSTTIAQADYGMSDISYELNVEGARLAREAATKAAEEDGRPRFVAGALGPTNRTASISPDVANPGYRAVTFDDLRKAYGEQVRGLLSGGADVLLIETIFDTLNAKAAIFAIMDECATRGIDVPVMISGTITDRSGRLLSGQTPEAFWNAVRHAAPLSVGLNCALGAEEMRAHIADMSRVCDTLICAYPNAGLPNEFGHYHETPDDMARNLGEFAATGLINIVGGCCGTTPEHISAIAEAVRKSPPRKVPEAKPFLRLSGLEPFTLTPEIPFVNVGERTNVTGSAKFRKLITAGDYTAALAVARDQVENGAQIIDVNMDEGLLDSAEAMKTFLNLIAAEPDIARVPVMVDSSKFSVIETGLKCIQGKPVVNSISLKEGEAEFIKHAERVRRYGAAVVVMAFDEQGQADTMERKVAICGRAYNILVNEVGFPPQDIIFDPNIFAIATGMEEHNGYGVAFIEGTRRIRQTCACSHVSGGVSNLSFAFRGNEPVREAMHSVFLYHAIKAGMDMGIVNAGQMAVYDDLDPELRETCEDVVLNRRPDAAERLLAIAGRFRGAAGKEKEQADLAWREWPVEKRLSHALVHGITDFIDQDTEEARLVADRPLSVIEGPLMAGMNVVGDLFGSGKMFLPQVVKSARVMKQAVAHLMPFMEKEKAERGGTGRSSAGKILMATVKGDVHDIGKNIVGVVLQCNNYEVIDLGVMVPAAKILETAKKENCDIIGLSGLITPSLDEMCHVAAEMERQNFDLPLLIGGATTSRVHTAVKVHPNYRRGQAVYVTDASRAVGVAGALMGRDSRPKYVGEVREEYARIATTHARAQEDKQRLTLAAARGNAFKPDWGAFKAVKPQFLGTRVIEDYSIEELIATIDWSPFFSTWELAGKFPAILDDKIVGAAARPLFDDAQKMLKEIVDKRWFKAAAVLGFWPANGAGDDITVFADETRGAPLATLHTLRQQLTRREGRANVALADFVAPKGHEDYVGGFIVTAGIGEDAVADRFKNANDDYSSIMVKALADRLAESFAERLHQRVRTEFWGYAADEALSNADLIAEKYRGIRPAPGYPAQPDHTEKGTLFELLDGERIGVKLTESFAMWPGASVSGLYFGHPDSHYFGVGKIERDQVEDYAKRKGWSLTEAERWLAPVLNYNPNAVARDAAA from the coding sequence ATGACCAAGTTATCCGCTGGTAAGACTCGCAAGCTGATCCAGTCGCTCGCATCCGAGCGCATCCTGGTGCTCGATGGCGCCATGGGCACCATGATCCAGTCGCTGGGGCTGGATGAGGAAGGCTATCGCGGTGCGCGTTTTGACGCGTGGAATCGCGAGGTGCGCGGCAACAACGATCTGCTCAATCTGACGCGGCCGAGTTCGATTCGCGACATTCACTACGCTTATTACAAGGCCGGCGCCGATATCGTCTCGACCAACACGTTTTCGTCGACCACGATCGCGCAGGCCGACTACGGCATGTCGGATATCAGCTACGAGCTGAACGTCGAGGGCGCGCGGCTCGCACGTGAGGCCGCGACGAAGGCGGCCGAAGAAGACGGCAGGCCGCGCTTCGTCGCTGGCGCGCTTGGTCCGACCAACCGCACCGCTTCGATCTCGCCGGACGTCGCCAATCCGGGCTATCGAGCGGTGACGTTCGATGATCTGCGCAAGGCCTATGGCGAGCAGGTGCGGGGCTTGCTCTCGGGCGGCGCCGATGTCCTGCTGATCGAGACCATCTTCGATACGCTCAACGCCAAGGCCGCGATCTTCGCCATCATGGACGAATGCGCGACGCGCGGCATCGACGTGCCGGTGATGATTTCAGGCACCATCACCGACCGCTCCGGGCGCCTGCTGTCCGGCCAGACGCCGGAAGCGTTCTGGAACGCGGTGCGGCACGCGGCTCCGCTTTCGGTCGGATTGAACTGCGCGCTCGGCGCCGAGGAGATGCGCGCGCATATCGCCGACATGTCGCGGGTCTGCGACACGCTGATCTGCGCCTATCCGAATGCCGGCCTGCCGAACGAGTTCGGGCACTATCACGAAACGCCGGACGACATGGCGCGCAATCTCGGCGAGTTTGCCGCAACCGGCTTGATCAACATCGTCGGCGGCTGCTGCGGCACCACGCCGGAGCACATCAGCGCCATTGCCGAAGCGGTGCGCAAGAGCCCGCCGCGCAAGGTGCCGGAGGCGAAGCCGTTCCTGCGGTTGTCGGGCCTCGAGCCCTTTACGCTCACGCCGGAAATTCCGTTCGTGAACGTCGGCGAGCGCACCAACGTCACCGGCTCGGCGAAATTCCGGAAGCTCATCACGGCCGGCGACTACACCGCGGCGCTGGCGGTGGCGCGCGACCAGGTCGAGAACGGAGCCCAGATCATCGACGTCAACATGGACGAGGGCCTGCTCGACTCCGCGGAGGCGATGAAGACCTTCCTCAATCTGATCGCCGCGGAGCCCGACATCGCCCGCGTGCCCGTGATGGTCGACTCGTCGAAGTTCTCGGTGATCGAGACCGGCCTGAAATGCATCCAGGGCAAGCCGGTGGTGAACTCGATCTCGCTGAAAGAGGGCGAGGCGGAGTTCATCAAGCATGCCGAGCGCGTGCGCCGCTACGGCGCGGCCGTGGTGGTGATGGCCTTCGATGAGCAGGGCCAGGCCGACACCATGGAGCGCAAGGTCGCGATCTGCGGCCGCGCCTACAACATCCTGGTCAACGAGGTCGGCTTCCCGCCGCAGGACATCATCTTCGATCCGAACATCTTCGCGATCGCGACCGGCATGGAGGAGCACAACGGCTACGGCGTGGCCTTCATCGAGGGCACGCGGCGCATCCGCCAGACCTGCGCCTGCAGCCACGTGTCGGGCGGCGTGTCGAATCTGTCGTTTGCGTTCCGCGGCAACGAGCCGGTGCGCGAGGCCATGCACTCGGTGTTCCTCTATCACGCCATCAAGGCCGGCATGGACATGGGCATCGTCAACGCCGGCCAGATGGCGGTCTATGACGATCTCGATCCGGAGCTTCGCGAGACCTGCGAGGACGTTGTGCTCAACCGGCGGCCCGACGCGGCCGAGCGGCTGCTGGCGATCGCCGGCCGTTTCCGCGGCGCCGCCGGCAAGGAGAAGGAGCAGGCCGATCTCGCCTGGCGCGAATGGCCGGTCGAGAAGCGGCTGTCGCACGCGCTGGTGCACGGCATCACCGACTTCATCGATCAGGACACCGAGGAGGCGCGGCTTGTCGCCGACCGGCCGCTGTCGGTGATCGAGGGCCCGCTGATGGCCGGCATGAACGTGGTCGGCGACCTGTTCGGCTCGGGCAAGATGTTCCTGCCGCAGGTGGTGAAGTCGGCGCGCGTCATGAAGCAGGCGGTCGCGCATCTGATGCCGTTCATGGAAAAGGAAAAGGCCGAACGCGGCGGCACCGGCCGGAGTTCCGCGGGCAAGATTCTGATGGCGACCGTGAAGGGCGACGTCCACGACATCGGCAAGAACATCGTCGGTGTCGTGCTCCAGTGTAACAACTACGAGGTGATCGACCTCGGCGTCATGGTGCCGGCCGCGAAGATCCTCGAGACCGCCAAGAAAGAGAATTGCGACATCATCGGCCTGTCCGGGCTGATCACGCCGTCGCTCGACGAGATGTGTCATGTCGCGGCCGAGATGGAGCGGCAAAACTTTGACCTGCCGCTCCTGATCGGCGGCGCCACCACGAGCCGCGTGCACACCGCGGTGAAGGTGCATCCGAACTACCGCCGCGGCCAGGCCGTCTATGTCACGGACGCGAGCCGTGCGGTGGGCGTCGCCGGCGCGCTGATGGGCCGCGACAGCCGTCCGAAATATGTCGGCGAGGTGCGCGAGGAATACGCCCGCATCGCGACGACCCATGCGCGGGCTCAGGAGGACAAGCAGCGGCTCACGCTCGCGGCCGCGCGCGGCAACGCCTTCAAGCCGGACTGGGGCGCGTTCAAGGCGGTGAAGCCGCAGTTCCTCGGCACGCGCGTGATCGAGGACTATTCGATCGAGGAGCTGATCGCCACGATCGACTGGTCGCCGTTCTTCTCGACCTGGGAGCTCGCCGGCAAGTTCCCGGCGATCCTCGACGACAAGATCGTCGGCGCGGCGGCGCGTCCGCTTTTCGACGACGCGCAGAAGATGCTGAAGGAGATCGTCGACAAGCGCTGGTTCAAGGCCGCCGCCGTGCTGGGCTTCTGGCCGGCCAATGGCGCCGGCGACGACATCACGGTGTTCGCCGACGAGACGCGCGGCGCGCCGCTCGCGACGCTGCACACGCTGCGCCAGCAGCTCACGCGCCGTGAAGGCCGGGCCAATGTGGCGCTGGCCGATTTCGTCGCGCCGAAGGGCCACGAGGACTATGTCGGCGGCTTCATCGTCACAGCCGGCATCGGCGAGGATGCGGTCGCCGACCGTTTCAAGAACGCCAACGACGACTACTCGTCGATCATGGTCAAGGCGCTGGCCGATCGGCTCGCCGAATCCTTCGCCGAGCGGCTGCACCAGCGGGTGCGCACCGAATTCTGGGGGTACGCTGCGGACGAGGCGCTGAGCAATGCCGATCTGATCGCCGAGAAGTACCGCGGCATCCGGCCTGCGCCGGGCTATCCGGCGCAGCCCGATCACACCGAGAAGGGCACGCTGTTCGAGCTGCTCGACGGCGAGCGGATCGGGGTGAAGCTCACCGAGAGCTTTGCGATGTGGCCGGGCGCGTCGGTCTCAGGGCTCTACTTCGGCCACCCCGACAGTCACTACTTCGGTGTCGGCAAGATCGAGCGCGATCAGGTCGAGGACTACGCCAAGCGGAAGGGCTGGAGCCTTACCGAGGCCGAGCGCTGGCTTGCGCCGGTCCTCAACTACAATCCGAACGCCGTGGCTCGCGACGCCGCGGCCTGA
- a CDS encoding amidase, which produces MLSALDFARRVESGELTPARMLEICAEAIAKREAEVGAFVTLDLDGARKVAQSETLTSKPLRGIPVALKDIFDTSDMPTEYGSKLYANYKPKADASLVALTRRFGGIILGKTVTTEFAHSDPGKTRNPHNLAYTPGGSSSGSAAAVAAGFIPIATGSQTGGSVIRPASYCGVAGYKPSYRMLPTIGMKCVSWHLDTAGLFGASVADVAFAAAVMGERDLRIDQRTPVTPRIGVLRHQPWPAASDEMAAALDAAARAASSAMARVKDVLLPPVLAAAFRAHGTIHSYEAARSLAAEYDRANELKGTGKNAIDPIGKGTRELIEQGMKVTAEAYDDARRTSHQARKAINDLMTDFDVILSPSAPGAPPKGLTSTGNSTFNRLWTLMGTPCVNVPGLTDNNGLPLGIQVIGRFGADRATLEAASFVESAIARRSQPA; this is translated from the coding sequence ATGCTCTCCGCACTCGACTTCGCCCGCCGCGTCGAAAGCGGCGAACTGACACCCGCGCGGATGCTGGAGATCTGCGCCGAGGCCATCGCCAAGCGTGAGGCCGAAGTCGGCGCTTTCGTCACGCTCGATCTCGACGGCGCCCGCAAGGTCGCGCAGTCCGAGACGCTGACGAGCAAACCGCTGCGCGGCATTCCGGTGGCGCTGAAAGACATCTTCGACACCTCCGACATGCCGACCGAGTACGGCTCGAAGCTCTATGCCAACTACAAGCCGAAAGCCGATGCATCGCTGGTGGCGCTGACGCGGCGCTTCGGCGGCATCATTCTTGGCAAGACCGTCACCACCGAATTCGCCCATTCCGATCCGGGCAAGACTCGCAACCCGCACAATCTCGCTTACACGCCGGGCGGCTCGTCGTCGGGCTCCGCCGCGGCGGTCGCGGCGGGCTTCATCCCGATTGCGACCGGCAGCCAGACCGGCGGCTCGGTGATCCGGCCCGCGAGCTACTGCGGCGTTGCGGGTTACAAGCCGTCCTACCGGATGCTGCCGACGATCGGCATGAAATGCGTGTCCTGGCATCTCGACACTGCGGGCTTGTTCGGAGCCTCGGTCGCCGACGTGGCCTTTGCGGCGGCGGTGATGGGCGAGCGCGATCTGCGCATCGATCAGCGCACACCGGTGACGCCACGGATCGGCGTGCTGCGACATCAACCGTGGCCGGCAGCGTCGGACGAAATGGCAGCCGCGCTCGATGCGGCGGCGCGGGCCGCCTCCTCGGCCATGGCCCGCGTCAAGGATGTGCTGCTGCCGCCGGTGCTCGCGGCCGCATTCCGGGCGCATGGCACCATTCACAGTTACGAGGCCGCACGCTCGCTCGCCGCCGAATACGACCGCGCCAATGAGCTCAAAGGCACGGGCAAGAATGCGATCGATCCGATCGGCAAGGGCACCCGCGAACTGATCGAACAGGGCATGAAGGTCACGGCCGAGGCCTATGACGATGCCCGGCGCACCTCGCATCAGGCCCGCAAGGCCATCAACGACCTGATGACCGACTTCGACGTGATCCTGTCGCCGTCAGCGCCCGGCGCGCCGCCCAAGGGACTGACCTCGACGGGCAACTCGACCTTCAACCGGCTCTGGACCCTGATGGGCACGCCCTGCGTGAACGTGCCGGGCCTCACCGATAACAATGGACTGCCGCTCGGCATCCAGGTGATCGGCCGGTTCGGTGCTGACCGGGCGACGCTCGAGGCGGCTTCGTTTGTCGAGTCGGCGATCGCCCGACGCAGCCAGCCCGCGTAG
- a CDS encoding TIM44-like domain-containing protein: MFRNSRRLLALAAMFAALSFTVVTADARPSSSFGSRGSRTYSAPAPTATAPNAARPMDRTMTQPSAARPGTPATAPRPGLFGGMFGGGMLGGLAAGFLGAGLFGMLFGHGFLGGMGGFASFIGLLFQIILVVIVARLAWAWWQRRNEPATAGGPSYRQGLNGGDGRPQQQSMLGGLFGGGSQANEAPQGQPIELQPDDFNTFEKMLGDIQTAYGREDLSALRSRVTPEMLSYYSDEMAHNASNGDVNQISDVKLLQGDLSEAWREGSDEYATVSMRYSLKDRIVARDDGKLIEQLPSEAKELWTFRRTRGGHWLLSGIQQTS; this comes from the coding sequence ATGTTTCGCAACTCCCGCCGGTTGTTAGCTCTCGCGGCGATGTTCGCCGCACTGTCTTTCACCGTCGTCACCGCGGATGCGCGGCCGTCGTCGAGTTTCGGCAGCCGTGGCAGCCGCACCTACTCGGCGCCAGCGCCGACTGCGACGGCACCAAACGCGGCGCGTCCGATGGATCGCACCATGACGCAGCCGTCGGCCGCTCGCCCCGGTACCCCGGCCACCGCGCCGCGTCCCGGCCTGTTCGGCGGCATGTTTGGCGGTGGAATGCTCGGCGGCTTGGCCGCGGGCTTCCTCGGTGCCGGCCTGTTCGGCATGCTGTTCGGCCACGGCTTCCTCGGCGGCATGGGCGGCTTCGCCTCGTTCATCGGCCTTCTCTTCCAGATCATCCTTGTGGTGATTGTCGCCCGCTTGGCCTGGGCCTGGTGGCAGCGCCGCAACGAGCCCGCGACCGCAGGCGGCCCGTCGTATCGTCAGGGCCTGAACGGCGGCGATGGCCGTCCGCAGCAGCAGTCGATGCTGGGCGGTCTGTTCGGCGGCGGCTCGCAGGCGAACGAAGCGCCACAGGGCCAGCCGATCGAATTGCAGCCCGACGACTTCAACACGTTCGAGAAGATGCTCGGCGACATCCAGACGGCCTACGGCCGCGAGGATCTCTCCGCGCTGCGCTCGCGTGTGACGCCGGAGATGCTGTCCTATTACTCCGACGAGATGGCGCACAACGCCAGCAATGGCGACGTGAACCAGATCAGCGACGTGAAGCTGCTGCAGGGCGACCTGTCGGAAGCCTGGCGCGAGGGCAGCGATGAATACGCCACCGTGTCGATGCGCTACTCGCTCAAGGACCGCATCGTTGCGCGCGACGACGGCAAGCTGATCGAACAGCTTCCGTCGGAAGCCAAAGAGCTGTGGACGTTCCGGCGCACCCGCGGCGGCCACTGGCTGCTCTCGGGCATTCAGCAGACCAGCTAA
- a CDS encoding HlyD family secretion protein, translating into MLQRKSREASSLSVVPADGQLAELKGPSPEAAPQADTTPTEAKAASGIKAKRKLLLGGAAALALAAAAWFGTNYVTVGRFQVSTDDAYVRANNTTLGAKVSGYVSELAFDDNTPVRAGEVIARIDDGDYKLAVDSARDKVTTQQATVERFDRQITAQQAVVEQARAQLVSAKAAQVRMQSEYERQQALNGKDFASKQTLEQAIANRDQAVASVKSADAAIEGAVANVAVLEAQKREASGTLAELKTALAKAERDLSFTEIKAPVDGVIGNRAVQPGDFVQTGQRIAALVPLSDVYIDANFKETQLGRLRPGQPVSIKVDALPGQKIEGVVQSVAPASGAVFSLLPPDNATGNFTKIVQRVPVRVRVPAAVAGRNELRPGMSVIVDINTKPGAVASLAPQTRTATN; encoded by the coding sequence ATGTTGCAGCGCAAAAGCCGAGAGGCCTCAAGTCTGAGCGTTGTTCCTGCCGATGGACAGCTCGCCGAGCTGAAGGGGCCATCCCCTGAAGCGGCGCCGCAGGCCGACACCACACCGACGGAGGCCAAGGCGGCTAGTGGCATCAAGGCCAAGCGGAAGCTTCTGCTTGGCGGCGCGGCCGCCTTGGCGCTCGCCGCGGCCGCGTGGTTCGGCACCAACTACGTGACCGTCGGACGCTTCCAGGTGTCGACCGATGACGCTTATGTGCGGGCCAACAACACCACGCTCGGCGCCAAGGTGTCGGGCTATGTTTCCGAACTCGCCTTCGACGACAACACGCCGGTGCGCGCCGGCGAGGTGATCGCCCGGATCGACGACGGCGACTACAAGCTCGCGGTCGACTCCGCGCGCGACAAGGTCACGACGCAGCAGGCCACCGTCGAGCGCTTCGACCGCCAGATCACGGCGCAGCAGGCGGTGGTCGAGCAGGCCAGGGCGCAGCTCGTCTCCGCCAAGGCCGCGCAGGTCCGGATGCAATCCGAATACGAGCGCCAGCAGGCGCTGAACGGCAAGGACTTCGCCAGCAAGCAGACCCTGGAGCAGGCGATCGCCAACCGCGATCAGGCGGTGGCATCAGTGAAAAGCGCCGATGCTGCCATCGAGGGCGCAGTCGCCAACGTCGCCGTGCTCGAGGCGCAGAAGCGCGAGGCCTCAGGCACGCTCGCCGAGCTCAAGACGGCGCTCGCCAAAGCGGAGCGCGATCTGAGCTTCACCGAAATCAAAGCGCCGGTCGACGGCGTGATCGGCAACCGCGCGGTGCAGCCCGGCGATTTCGTGCAGACCGGACAGCGGATCGCCGCGCTGGTGCCGCTCTCCGACGTCTATATCGACGCGAACTTCAAGGAGACGCAGCTCGGACGGCTGCGCCCCGGCCAGCCGGTGTCGATCAAGGTCGACGCGCTGCCCGGCCAGAAGATCGAAGGCGTGGTGCAGAGCGTGGCGCCGGCCTCGGGCGCAGTGTTCTCGCTACTGCCGCCCGACAACGCCACCGGCAACTTCACCAAGATCGTGCAGCGCGTTCCGGTGCGCGTCCGCGTGCCGGCCGCCGTCGCGGGCCGCAACGAGTTGCGCCCCGGCATGTCGGTGATCGTCGACATCAACACCAAGCCTGGCGCGGTCGCTTCGCTCGCGCCGCAGACCCGCACCGCGACGAACTGA
- a CDS encoding DUF2798 domain-containing protein codes for MDGKARFILVTTMTSVMVLMVTLVATLLNIGLRHDFLFQWIKAYLIGWPIAAVTGYFFMPAARRVTTRVVSLIDGTA; via the coding sequence ATGGACGGCAAGGCGCGGTTTATCCTGGTGACCACCATGACGTCGGTCATGGTTCTGATGGTCACGCTGGTTGCCACTCTCCTCAACATCGGCCTGCGGCACGATTTTCTATTCCAGTGGATCAAGGCCTACCTGATCGGCTGGCCGATCGCGGCCGTCACCGGTTATTTCTTCATGCCAGCCGCACGACGCGTCACGACGCGGGTCGTGAGCCTGATCGACGGCACCGCCTGA